A window of Penaeus vannamei isolate JL-2024 unplaced genomic scaffold, ASM4276789v1 unanchor839, whole genome shotgun sequence genomic DNA:
GACAAACACCTAACTGGCTAAACACTTCATAAGTCAGTTACTATAAAGAGTTGTCTGAAATACTTTTGAATGAAAAAATTCCCAAAATACTTTAAAAGTAGCCTCAAAATACTTTCCTCccaattttttttatccttctaaaaaattacatataaaattTTCCTCTTCAATTATAATCTTTTAACTGATCACCCTGTATACTGATGTTTCTTCTGTGAAATATATTCGcatgtagatggctccacaagtgatCAGCTACCAAGGAGCCAATTACTGAGCCTATGGGACCTTACCTGAGttctacttttctttattttttttggaaaattgtTTTTTCTAATAAGCCAATGTTTTTATGATTGttgacattataatcatcattattctaataacaatactaataacaacaacaacaacaaaaaaaggatcTTCCTGAAAACCAAGGAAAAGGGTTGACAGGTGAGATAGGTATGGCTAGTAATTGACTTCCTTTGGAtgaagcacttgtggagccatctatgtgtgaagaatatgcataaacaaaaaaacactagtGGACATggtatatattattgtattactAGCAACACTGGGTTAACATATAGCTATAGTGATTTTTCTTACATAGGCTAAATACCTTAATTCATCTACTTATGGTATATTTCTCAATAAAGTAACTCCCTTACTTCTCAGTTAACCAACTTCTGTTCCTACTTCCCAATAAAATGCTAGCTAAATTACTCCTGGAGTACATGAAATAAACAAACTTACAGTGTGGGCTTGTGGACTTGCTGAAAGCTGAGCAGAAGACAAATTCtgttgtgttggtgtgcgtgtctCGGCCTCTACCACATCCCCATCCATGAAACCAGAAGAGTCTGACTGAGCACTGCCTGAACGACACAACAATCCAGTTGGCCCCGATCTATCCTCATCGTTGCCCGAGCCTCGTACCTTGGGGGGTGAAAATGAGCATTTGAATGTTTGCCTATGCTATTTCTGGCGACTAAATTGTAGAGTCAATTACcctacatttcattatcattaatgcatcATTATATTAcagtaaatataaaacaaacctaaaaaatCTATCATACTTATTCCCCACACATTATCTCAACCACTGAAAAATGTTTGATTTTCTTTCAATGCTCACTTGGTGCCCTGATGAATGCTGATGGCGGCAATGTTGAGAAAGCAGGTTGGGAGGTTGCAGCATCTGCCTTCCTCCTGCGTCCACATCGCCATCATCCACCCTCTGCTGCCTCCTCAGCACACCTCCACTTCCCCGATGTGCTAAGCAGGAAGAGGCTTCCTCCCCTATCCTGCTGGTCCTGGGGAGGGGAGCTGGGCCAGTGCTATGCTGAAGCAGGATGGGCACAGGATGGATCAGGGCAGGATTGTGTGAATGCTGTGAGAAGCTCAGCAAAGGCATAGAAGAATCTGGCCCATTCTGGCTGGAGGAGGAATCCCCTTGTCGCTTCTTGTTGCTGACCGAGACTGGGGGACTCGGGCTGCTCCCTTGCACTCTGGAGTTACCCTGGCCTTCAGGAGATAATGACAAAGAGTGTCTCTGGTGGGGAGAGCCAGAGATGACAGAGGCACGAGTGTCACTGCAACTGTTGAGTGACCCAGATGCATCTGCCTCACAAATGACCTGATCATGGAGAGGTTCATGATTAACATCATCCTCAAGGTCCTCTTCAGGAATCCGCTCATCCATTTCCCAGCTTCCACCACTGCTGACTGTACTGTGACGCTTGTTACCACTTAAACGTCTCATTATCTTTCGGTACCGGTCTGAGGAATCTGCCCCACTGGTACTGAAAACCtgaaagaaatacatatactAACAAACATTTTACAAATGATTTACAATCTATCACTTTTGGGGAATTGATATTCAATTTGAAGTAATTTTTTTGTGTTATAAATGCAATGAAGTTACAAAGCAACAATACACTAattgcaaaaaaaggaaaagtggtaAAAAATCTTACTAAAAGTACCAGCTTACTTTGTATAATTATAAGGTTTCTATTGCTTTGTGAAAAATTCATGAGACAAAATATTTGGAAAGATTTTGCCTTCTACTCCAGTAagcaataaacaaacagattaaCCCAATGATATGGAGCCATTTCTGCACAAACAAAATTTGCAAAACAAAACTACTTTAGATAGTGCAATTACCTGGCACCAATATATTACTCAAGAGATAAATCTGTGTTCTATAAaaggaatgatagataaatacatagaaagacTTCtgtctttaagaaaaaaaaaaatatcctatattctttatttcaataAAAGAAGCTCTTATTAAATAAACATTTAATCCCCTCCCTGCCAACCAAGACTTGATTTCCTCACCGGCTGTGGAGAATCAAGGGACTCGGCAGGAGTGGTAGGTGTCATAGTGGCTGGGTCAGCTTGCAACGGACGACGGCTCAGACTAAGCTGGAGTCGGTGACGCTGCTCCCGAATCTCCTCTTCACTGCTGTCAATGCTGGTGGCAGAGCTTGCCATGGACCAAACCGAATCCTTGTGCTGAAGCAATCCATGGCGCCGCCATGACCCCTCTTCCTGCTCATCTCcttctatcatcctctctcttgcatcctcgcTGTtgtcatccccttcttccttatctccaaTCCCATCTCCttcatccttgtcatcatcatcctcatcttcatcatcttcttcttgaTCTACACTGATGCCCATTCCCTCATCTTCATTGGCAATGAGCTCGCCATCCCGGCCAAGGTCAAAAGACGACTGGCCAATGATGAGACGTTTTCGGGGCACTTCAGGGGATTTCTGGCCCTGCAGATCCAGCAGACGCCTGTTCTCTGCATTCAGGACCGAGAGCTTGTTAGGTCGGTTAGCGCTCGAGGACAGAGTCTGCATCACGGAATTTTTCAGGGCCAGAGACTTGGCCACAGCAGCAAACTTACTGACACCTGAAGGAGGGGTCGCAGCAGCTGGGGTATGGCCAGCACTTGACGTGTCTTCACTCACGCTGCTTTGGTGGTGACGTGATCGGGACTCTCGAATGGTATCCAAGAGCCGCAGCATCAGAGGGGAAACTGTGGCTACAGATGATCTACGCAGAGCTGAGCATGCAAGGaacaataaaaaaggggaaaaaaaaactgaatatataatttaaaaaataataataagaataaatgataagaaaataatgcaacaaaatatataattaagataaagatacATCCTCACACAAATAAGAACCTTAAgcggcaaaaaaaaatatatgtatatgaaaaaaatcaacacaaaaacCATGCTTTCTCATAGAATCAACTAGACATTAACAAAACATGGATAATAACACAAACATCAtctgatacaaaaaaataaataaataaatctaatacTTCATATAGAGCATTACTATAccttgaaaaaaggagagagagaaaaacatgtatatctatgtatatatatgtatgtatatgtatatatgtatatatacatatatatgtatatgtatgtatgtatgtatgtgtatatatatatgtatatgtatatatatatatatatacatatacatatacatatacatatatatatatatatatatatatatatatatatatatatatatatatatatatatatatatatatatatttatatatatatatacatatatatattatatatatattgatatacatattatatatatattatatatatatatatatatatatatatatatatatatatatatatatatatatatatatatatatatatatatatatatatatctacaatta
This region includes:
- the LOC138861088 gene encoding uncharacterized protein (The sequence of the model RefSeq protein was modified relative to this genomic sequence to represent the inferred CDS: added 282 bases not found in genome assembly), giving the protein MLRLLDTIRESRSRHHQSSVSEDTSSAGHTPAAATPPSGVSKFAAVAKSLALKNSVMQTLSSSANRPNKLSVLNAENRRLLDLQGQKSPEVPRKRLIIGQSSFDLGRDGELIANEDEGMGISVDQEEDDEDEDDDDKDEGDGIGDKEEGDDNSEDARERMIEGDEQEEGSWRRHGLLQHKDSVWSMASSATSIDSSEEEIREQRHRLQLSLSRRPLQADPATMTPTTPAESLDSPQPVFSTSGADSSDRYRKIMRRLSGNKRHSTVSSGGSWEMDERIPEEDLEDDVNHEPLHDQVICEADASGSLNSCSDTRASVISGSPHQRHSLSLSPEGQGNSRVQGSSPSPPVSVSNKKRQGDSSSSQNGPDSSMPLLSFSQHSHNPALIHPVPILLQHSTGPAPLPRTSRIGEEASSCLAHRGSGGVLRRQQRVDDGDVDAGGRQMLQPPNLLSQHCRHQHSSGHQVRGSGNDEDRSGPTGLLCRSGSAQSDSSGFMDGDVVEAETRTPTQQNLSSAQLSASPQAHTGHNWWWSRESGGSLETVRHAPLSRTMALRPGHSHSHYQRTLRSHLLNHQTSLPSWLRGMHDPSLSPGGQHPSHRPGGKAQVVRHHHSPDPLLFP